In Tenebrio molitor chromosome 8, icTenMoli1.1, whole genome shotgun sequence, a genomic segment contains:
- the LOC138137534 gene encoding angiomotin-like protein 2: protein MGSLQQPNRFRPFNQNIQSNFPQSLSGSETDISTSNENLSNEEKYVIRHTARQEPQGQENQQTSNRSSLRDSLPSNRSSLDVSSSSYNTLIIHSAGDEPWTGRNSGARESSDMINPSYHAHQSPNLYHDPKLSPIQKRGSASPSPSSKDHSVRNSFDGNPRIFDTGVQEITEIPDDYLSQSSVLKHLAKEVKVPSPNGTNTNISDLSFFDTSGFPPPPEYPKWADKSPLQAAVHRNNKINAEKLNLSKSQPDLSKVGVPKGACDFAGFRRGVSAPRPPTKGREESDTTGGEVWASAEMVEILIKENSALKMELENCYKRVAKTQKLEQEILKVHKAQEELVQSCDRKERLERAARGRLQNDNRRLQELNRALREQVDLLSTQMLSRSPGPDSNAPDSLRRELSKREVLIAQLIQQNKEHVAAKERQEIELAAQRVTLHEQRTHIDILDTALTNAQSNVVRLEEECRKKQVYVERVAQLQRALSSLQLASDRREQTERKLRLQLERELQRTKLAHGDDGKTGWDSPNGSGNESPSELKRQLREKDEKIMRLEGDCTKWEQRYLEESALRQAAIDAASIPKDAKIAALEKTSQETEKIIAEARNEKIRHMDEVHAAQKKVADLESRVKDLESKLAERDAMIKVLQKHTYDKDVSSMLGRSPHHTPHPSLGGTDIDHVLGTTVSREELVSSVLTSSTGFGSGNSYAGSDSSYHMPSYAKYETNKSFDSTKQSLDNQLKEIDSQLDSQLLSKRGLCCFPGFTNPVAAQRKGKIPKPLLAGVTGSGAGGGVAMYEPGAMLLLEKQGRASQQQRMQETADLRPGSDGGNRCPAPSSLPRPPRPSSHRSGLPRRLGDYNRLAEGETPPLRKKSDGGDSLSSNASSRRASPARSLVPPRKLGEYGRLSESGGSSSSLRKPNQRSRSGGERDSASTLSDNSASSLPPPSKVRLFGGGAAARRGGSLGRDSKSSTDSATSKYRIQF, encoded by the exons CCTCAAGGTCAGGAAAATCAACAGACCTCCAATCGAAGCTCTCTCAGAGACAGTCTGCCGTCGAATCGCAGCTCCTTGGACGTGTCGTCATCCTCTTACAACACTTTGATCATACACAGTGCGGGAGATGAGCCCTGGACAG GGCGCAACTCCGGGGCGAGAGAATCCAGCGACATGATCAACCCCTCGTACCATGCCCACCAATCACCGAATCTCTACCACGACCCGAAACTCTCCCCCATCCAGAAACGCGGCTCCGCCTCACCATCCCCCTCCAGCAAGGACCACTCCGTGCGGAACAGCTTCGACGGCAACCCTCGAATCTTCGACACCGGCGTCCAGGAAATAACCGAAATCCCCGACGACTACTTGAGCCAGTCGTCGGTCCTCAAGCACCTAGCCAAAGAGGTGAAAGTGCCGTCCCCGAACGGCACCAACACCAACATCTCCGACCTGTCCTTCTTCGACACGAGCGGTTTCCCGCCGCCGCCGGAGTATCCGAAATGGGCCGACAAGTCGCCGCTGCAAGCCGCCGTCCACCGCAACAACAAGATCAACGCCGAGAAGTTGAACCTGTCCAAGTCCCAGCCGGACCTGTCGAAAGTGGGGGTGCCGAAAGGGGCGTGCGATTTCGCCGGGTTCAGAAGGGGGGTGTCGGCGCCGAGGCCCCCCACCAAGGGCCGCGAAGAGTCCGACACGACGGGGGGAGAAGTGTGGGCGTCCGCGGAGATGGTCGAAATACTCATCAAGGAGAACAGTGCCTTGAAAATGGAATTGGAGAATTGCTACAAGAGGGTTGCGAAGACACAAAAG CTGGAAcaggaaattttaaaagtacaCAAGGCACAGGAGGAATTGGTCCAGTCGTGCGATCGGAAGGAGAGACTGGAGAGGGCCGCCAGGGGGCGCTTGCAGAACGACAATCGAAGGCTTCAAGAACTTAACAGGGCTCTCAGAGAACAAGTCGACTTGTTGTCGACACAAATGCTGTCGAGGTCTCCGGGACCCGATTCCAACGCCCCCGATAGTCTCCGAAGGGAACTGAGCAAAAGAGAAGTGCTGATCGCTCAACTCATACAACAAA aTAAAGAACACGTCGCCGCCAAAGAACGACAAGAAATCGAGCTGGCCGCACAACGGGTGACTTTGCACGAACAGCGAACACACATCGACATCTTAGACACGGCCCTGACGAACGCGCAAAGCAACGTCGTCCGCCTGGAGGAAGAG TGCCGCAAGAAGCAAGTGTACGTGGAGCGAGTGGCCCAGCTGCAGAGGGCGCTGTCGTCGCTGCAGTTGGCGAGCGACCGGCGCGAGCAGACCGAGCGTAAGTTGCGCTTGCAATTGGAGAGGGAGCTGCAGCGGACGAAGCTGGCCCACGGAGACGACGGCAAGACGGGTTGGGACTCCCCGAACGGTTCCGGCAACGAATCGCCGTCCGAGCTCAAGCGACAACTCCGCGAGAAAGACGAGAAGATCATGCGGCTGGAGGGCGACTGCACCAAGTGGGAGCAGAGGTACTTGGAGGAGAGCGCGCTCAGGCAGGCGGCGATCGACGCCGCTAGCATCCCCAA GGACGCGAAAATCGCCGCCCTCGAGAAGACCAGCCAGGAAACGGAGAAGATCATCGCCGAGGCGCGCAACGAGAAGATCCGGCACATGGACGAGGTGCACGCCGCACAGAAGAAAGTCGCCGATTTGGAGTCGAGGGTGAAGGATCTCGAGTCGAAGTTGGCCGAGAGGGACGCCATGATCAAAGTCTTGCAGAAGCACACCTACGACAAGGATGTGTCGAGCATGTTGGGCAGGTCCCCCCACCACACTCCCCACCCCAGCCTGGGCGGGACCGATATCGATCACGTGTTGGGCACGACGGTGTCGAGGGAGGAGCTTG TGAGCAGCGTACTGACGAGTTCGACAGGTTTCGGCTCGGGGAATTCGTACGCGGGCAGCGATTCCTCCTACCACATGCCCTCCTACGCCAAATACGAAACCAACAAGAGTTTCGATTCGACCAAGCAAAGTTTGGACAATCAACTAAAAGAGATCGACAGCCAGCTAGATTCGCAACTGCTTAGTAAG CGGGGTCTTTGCTGTTTTCCAGGATTCACTAATCCAGTCGCTGCGCagagaaaaggaaaaataCCCAAGCCACTATTGGCGGGTGTGACGGGGAGCGGCGCCGGGGGCGGCGTAGCGATGTACGAGCCCGGCGCCATGCTCCTGCTGGAGAAGCAGGGCCGCGCCTCCCAGCAGCAGCGCATGCAGGAGACGGCCGACCTGAGGCCAGGCTCGGACGGCGGCAACCGCTGTCCGGCGCCGAGCTCGCTGCCGCGCCCCCCGCGCCCCTCCTCGCACCGCAGTGGCCTGCCTCGCCGCCTCGGCGACTACAACAGGCTCGCGGAGGGCGAGACGCCCCCACTACGCAAGAAATCGGACGGGGGCGATTCGCTGAGTTCGAACGCGAGCAGCAGGAGGGCGTCGCCGGCGAGGTCGCTCGTTCCCCCCAGGAAGTTGGGGGAGTACGGCAGGCTGTCGGAGAGCGGGGGATCGAGCTCCTCGCTCAGGAAGCCGAACCAGAGGTCCCGCAGCGGCGGCGAGCGGGACTCGGCTTCGACGCTCAGCGACAATTCGGCCAGTTCGCTGCCGCCCCCTTCCAAGGTAAGGCTGTTTGGGGGCGGAGCCGCCGCCAGAAGGGGAGGATCGTTGGGAAGGGATAGCAAGTCTTCTACCGACTCGGCCACCAGCAAGTATCGCATCCAGTTTTAA
- the SerRS-m gene encoding serine--tRNA ligase, mitochondrial, whose product MICRKLAETWPRFDRKLLHLSKSLFWNVPQSAELDTQYLYDSKNIHEISENIALRKGVGNIQLVHDLKRKLEHVGIDDKHYETTKNELNLELLKIPNRTHPDVVHYGDKPKVVRRVGAKKEYETAPKEFQEIAKRLRLARTDQLGNFSGSKSYYFLGELAELEHALIRYVVSALIQNNFQLVSVPDILHRDIIEGCGMNTRGTRTQVYHLDETLHGPDLCLSGTSEMALAGFLSNKTLKSEDLPLKLAAVSRCYRAETSNLLEERGIYRVHEFTKVEMFAVSTPEQSHRMLEEIRAIQENCFESLGLHFVVLDMPPHELGAQAYRKYDVEAWLAGRQIYGEISSCSDCLDYQSRRLGIRFRSNDKIDFVHTLNGTACAVPRLLMALVEGAQNPDGTVTVPEPLRRFMGGKESIGKQKKIPELKLIKNVK is encoded by the exons ATGATTTGTAGAAAACTAGCCGAAACGTGGCCCCGTTTCGACCGAAAACTGTTACATTTATCGAAATCGCTCTTTTGGAATGTCCCCCAAAGCGCAGAACTTGATACTCAGTACTTGTACGACAGCAAAAATATTCACGAAATTTCGGAAAATATAGCGTTACGTAAGGGGGTCGGTAACATCCAGCTCGTGCACGACTTGAAGCGCAAGTTAGAACATGTCGGTATCGACGATAAGCATTACGAAACGACGAaaaacgagttgaatttggagCTGTTAAAGATACCTAACCGAACACATCCTGACGTGGTGCACTACGGAGACAAACCCAAAGTTGTCCGGCGAGTCGGTGCGAAGAAGGAGTACGAGACGGCGCCGAAAGAGTTTCAAGAGATAGCGAAGAGGCTGAGACTGGCGCGGACCGACCAACTGGGCAACTTCTCCGGAAGCAAGAGTTACTACTTTTTGGGGGAGCTGGCTGAGCTGGAACACGCGTTAATTCGATACGTCGTCAGTGCTCTCATCCAGAACAATTTCCAACTGGTTTCAGTCCCTGACATTTTACACAGAGACATAATCGAAGGTTGCGGTATGAACACTCGAGGGACGCGTACTCAG GTGTACCACCTGGACGAAACATTGCACGGTCCCGATTTGTGCCTGTCAGGGACATCCGAAATGGCTCTCGCGGGATTCTTATCGAACAAAACCTTGAAGAGTGAAGATCTACCGTTGAAGCTGGCCGCCGTGAGTCGCTGCTATCGCGCCGAAACCTCGAATCTTCTCGAAGAGAGAGGAATCTACCGCGTGCACGAGTTCACCAAAGTGGAGATGTTTGCGGTGTCAACGCCTGAACAGTCGCACAGAATGCTCGAGGAGATCAGAGCGATTCAAGAGAATTGCTTCGAATCTTTGGGGCTGCACTTCGTGGTGCTGGACATGCCGCCGCACGAGCTGGGGGCCCAGGCCTACAGGAAATACGACGTGGAGGCCTGGCTCGCCGGGAGACAGATCTACGGAGAGATCTCGAGCTGCAGCGACTGCCTCGACTACCAGTCCAGGAGGTTGGGGATCAGGTTCAGATCGAAcgacaaaattgattttgtgcACACTCTGAACGGCACCGCCTGTGCGGTCCCCAGATTGTTGATGGCGCTGGTAGAGGGCGCGCAGAACCCCGACGGGACCGTGACGGTCCCGGAGCCCCTGCGCAGGTTCATGGGTGGGAAAGAGTCGATCGGGAAGCAGAAAAAAATACCAgaactaaaattaataaaaaacgtcaAGTAG
- the LOC138137533 gene encoding uncharacterized protein has translation MRRVESTTLVGIIASLCLLVNSAQGQEYIITGPADTQFIPNYSQNQNEFNPFRPSSPGFQQIDSYLPQRDLQTSDLPYHLQQTLPQYRITTKSPPQYTFQPQFNFRSSQPAPFRPQQPIIPSTHRPNYSHLFSHSHNRNPSQTETFLGEITLQSPAELPPRYNDFKPSSFNPAGQSQESVDQNLDFTERPNQVQVGGGNRGSFLNHRTRIFAPDSTKKATLVKDYFVNNNGDVFITTKVPFVPKPTVSTNPPTTVARRNPFSPTTKPTNKPISFNLKSNKKPFVPKNPATPRNGFDLESLLEEPIKSASGSSHNDDVVEVVKSKTTTEAVSVEETTTGRSHEETTIEQLHEETTTDFDYDTTLDPSVDYEEQPVSHESIDINSQEEEASRVSQESSYVNSQEEPSKVPHESVDVNSQEEASKAASQEADDHNDSQEEFDDYVTSEEQQVDSREGPKRSSEENNDIRNENYEESESQEEKVKTTNATSFEIVTTKPSAMVKDDNFHEFVDTTVIDNITEEPVTTVEDSSDAVQEKKSKSEALEAVEEKKSKSEAVEEIKSKSEAVEEKKSKSEALLAEPELVVSVVTTKSVVNNTVIPSVTSPPTVTVGTIDDNTTDTWVVVASVQTSRSVSGARYLPSPNVEQDERMKLLNEEVEDVTETTTEEVATTTLPPTTTKLKTSTESLIDKLDRVQSDLSSSLLTGGFNNEGNNIAVITENMSDKMATTMLDLGITSPQPTPPPPSSTKSSLPLVQIRKFSPLARPSTTTRPKKTFDSFKQNRKTTTTVAPVNLDQPQGDEPPKDEGKNAATGRTPGVSNKTQIIVQDVSAFLPPGYKASDKDKEDTSKLLAEILGKIRPSGESETKNKSSKSGGVKEGDVSALLPPGYKERDGTTEKSEKVVKGAKQDRTSDDNSKTDKISKVPKQDDISSFLPRGYKPQSDDASKTDKLLKEAKQDDISAFLPPGYKTFKTTSTTTTEKAKPVDSLFAKAKPVDDISALLPPGYKPTAAPKAKGVDGLLAEAIPVDISAFLPPGYKARTTQKPLTTITEKLLPSLLPPGYKLRETPAGTKKLTTSTTTSTTSTTTSKPSSGGGFKVVFPSRPGGGTRKPIVRLTTARAASTEEPRATPPTIQKGWPSRATTEFTGWPTPSTTPISIEKLLEAARTASTGTTAPADTTTSTTTTTTTTTTTTTPKPTTPGVCTGECDLAGTIKLIGGAKWVPELLDRNTKEWQILANEVQTQLEEVFGRSNMLNKWYKKIRIDGFSEGSVLVDYLVELNDLGRQIDTLEIKKLFHDSLDDALASPASNREAKSLNETGKFEGKLSLGQFIVDPKYTDFIVLPKQAYPTVGYAEDNVLLPQWAIAVIVIGLASLLFVIIFGVTVLVNRQKNAKKKAPVPLTEDMLNELNKNHMGGFDNYGAEDLYNMEDVWNDRGYEPKLAKKRSSGSIHDNSMSNLYDSWRSEWNGYYYNAYYGNNPGSSHGGYGRRRSDYEANF, from the exons GTCAGGAGTACATCATTACGGGCCCGGCGGACACCCAATTCATCCCCAACTACAGCCAGAACCAGAACGAATTCAACCCCTTTCGACCGAGCTCACCTGGCTTCCAACAGATCGACTCGTACCTCCCCCAGAGAGATCTGCAGACTTCCGACCTCCCCTACCACCTGCAGCAGACTCTACCGCAGTATCGCATAACGACGAAATCTCCCCCCCAGTACACTTTTCAACCACAATTCAACTTCAGGAGTTCCCAGCCGGCGCCCTTCAGACCTCAACAACCCATCATCCCCTCCACGCACCGACCCAACTACTCCCATCTGTTTTCGCACTCCCACAACAGGAATCCTTCCCAGACGGAGACGTTTCTGGGGGAGATAACGTTGCAGAGTCCGGCGGAACTCCCTCCGCGGTACAACGACTTCAAACCTTCTTCGTTCAACCCTGCGGGGCAGTCCCAGGAGAGCGTCGATCAAAATCTGGACTTCACGGAAAGACCTAATCAGGTGCAGGTCGGGGGAGGAAACAGAGGGAGTTTTTTGAACCACAGGACTAGGATTTTTGCGCCGGATTCGACCAAGAAGGCGACTCTGGTTAAGGATTATTTCGTCAATAACAACGGAGATGTTTTTATAACGACGAAGGTTCCGTTTGTGCCAAAACCTACAGTGTCGACGAATCCGCCAACGACAGTGGCGAGGAGGAATCCCTTCAGTCCGACGACCAAACCCACGAACAAGCCCATCTCGTTCAATCTCAAATCCAACAAAAAACCGTTCGTTCCGAAGAATCCAGCAACTCCCAGAAATGGATTCGATTTGGAGTCACTTCTGGAGGAACCCATCAAGAGTGCAAGCGGCAGCTCCCACAACGACGACGTTGTGGAAGTTGTCAAATCGAAGACCACTACCGAAGCTGTCAGTGTTGAAGAGACTACAACGGGGAGAAGTCACGAAGAGACAACGATCGAGCAACTCCACGAAGAGACAACAACGGATTTCGACTACGACACTACTTTGGATCCTTCCGTTGACTATGAAGAGCAACCAGTATCGCACGAATCAATTGACATCAATTCCCAAGAAGAAGAAGCTTCGAGAGTATCGCAAGAATCGAGTTACGTCAACTCCCAAGAGGAACCTTCGAAAGTGCCGCACGAATCAGTTGATGTCAACTCCCAAGAAGAAGCGTCGAAAGCTGCATCGCAGGAAGCTGATGATCATAACGACTCCCAGGAAGAATTTGACGACTACGTGACTTCTGAAGAGCAACAAGTTGATTCTAGGGAAGGACCGAAGAGAAGTTCCGAGGAAAATAACGACATACGCAACGAAAATTACGAAGAATCTGAGAGTCAGGAGGAGAAAGTGAAGACCACCAACGCTACGTCCTTCGAGATTGTAACAACGAAACCGTCGGCGATGGTGAAAGATGATAATTTCCACGAGTTTGTCGACACTACGGTTATTGACAATATTACTGAAGAACCGGTGACTACTGTTGAAGATAGCAGCGACGCAGTCCAAGAGAAGAAGAGCAAGAGTGAAGCTCTTGAAGCAGTCGAAGAGAAAAAGAGCAAGAGTGAAGCAGTCGAAGAGATAAAGAGCAAGAGTGAAGCAGTCGAAGAGAAGAAGAGCAAGAGTGAAGCTCTTTTGGCGGAACCTGAACTGGTGGTGTCGGTGGTTACTACGAAGAGTGTGGTCAATAATACTGTCATTCCGTCGGTGACTTCTCCACCGACTGTTACGGTTGGTACGATTGACGACAACACCACGGACACTTGGGTCGTGGTGGCTTCGGTCCAAACTAGTCGAAGCGTGTCCGGGGCTCGTTATTTACCATCACCAAACGTCGAACAGGATGAAAGAATGAAACTGCTCAACGAAGAAGTGGAGGATGTCACCGAAACCACAACCGAAGAAGTGGCAACCACGACGTTACCTCCAACTACTACCAAGCTGAAGACGTCGACTGAAAGTCTCATCGACAAGCTGGATCGGGTCCAGTCGGACCTCTCCAGTAGTCTACTGACAGGTGGTTTCAACAACGAAGGCAACAATATTGCTGTCATCACGGAAAACATGTCGGACAAGATGGCGACGACGATGTTGGATCTGGGGATCACGTCTCCACAACCGACACCACCGCCGCCTTCCAGTACCAAATCTTCGTTGCCGCTGGTCCAAATACGAAAGTTCTCGCCTTTGGCGAGGCCTTCGACGACGACGCGCCCCAAGAAGACCTTCGACAGCTTCaaacaaaacaggaaaacaACTACGACTGTCGCTCCGGTGAATCTGGACCAACCCCAAGGCGACGAACCGCCGAAAGATGAAGGGAAGAATGCTGCCACCGGAAGGACGCCGGGAGTGTCGAACAAAACGCAAATTATTGTTCAAGACGTCAGTGCGTTCTTGCCTCCGGGGTACAAAGCCAGCGACAAAGACAAAGAAGACACTTCCAAATTGCTCGCCGAGATTTTGGGCAAAATCAGACCAAGTGGAGAAAGTGAAACCAAAAACAAGAGTAGTAAGTCTGGTGGTGTCAAAGAAGGCGACGTCTCGGCGCTGTTGCCTCCTGGGTACAAAGAACGGGATGGTACCACGGAGAAGAGCGAAAAGGTTGTGAAAGGAGCAAAACAAGATCGCACTTCTGACGATAATTCTAAGACTGATAAAATTTCGAAAGTGCCAAAACAAGACGAcatttcttcatttcttcCTCGTGGATACAAACCACAGTCTGACGATGCTTCCAAAACCGACAAGCTTTTAAAAGAAGCGAAACAAGACGACATCTCTGCGTTTTTACCTCCTGGttacaaaacattcaagaCAACTTCGACCACCACGACGGAGAAGGCGAAACCGGTGGACAGTCTTTTTGCCAAAGCCAAACCGGTAGATGACATCAGCGCGCTACTACCACCTGGGTACAAACCAACAGCCGCCCCGAAAGCCAAAGGAGTTGATGGATTGTTAGCCGAAGCCATACCTGTCGATATCAGTGCCTTCCTACCACCTGGTTACAAGGCTCGAACCACTCAGAAACCGTTGACCACGATCACAGAAAAACTACTCCCGAGTCTTCTGCCTCCAGGGTACAAACTTCGAGAGACTCCAGCTGGTACGAAGAAGTTGACCACTTCTACCACCACCTCGACGACTAGTACCACCACGAGCAAACCGTCAAGCGGTGGCGGTTTCAAAGTAGTCTTCCCGAGCCGACCAGGAGGTGGTACCAGAAAACCAATAGTTCGATTGACAACCGCGAGGGCTGCCAGCACGGAAGAACCGCGCGCCACGCCGCCCACAATTCAGAAAGGATGGCCATCAag AGCTACGACCGAGTTCACCGGTTGGCCAACACCTTCGACGACACCCATCTCCATCGAGAAGCTCCTGGAAGCGGCGAGGACCGCGTCTACCGGTACCACCGCACCAGCTGACACCACGACCAGTACCACCACGACCACCACCACGACGACCACGACCACCACACCCAAACCCACAACTCCGGGAGTGTGCACAGGAGAATGCGACTTGGCTGGTACCATCAAACTGATTGGTGGTGCCAAATGGGTTCCGGAGTTGTTGGACAGAAACACCAAAGAGTGGCAGATTTTGGCAAACGAAGTTCAAACTCAG CTGGAAGAAGTCTTCGGCAGGTCGAATATGTTGAACAAGTGGTACAAGAAGATCCGAATTGATGGTTTCAGCGAGGGAAGCGTCCTCGTCGACTACTTGGTGGAACTGAACGATCTGGGGCGACAGATCGACACTTTAGAGATTAAGAAATTGTTCCACGACTCTTTGGACGATGCTTTGGCCAGTCCGGCGTCCAACAGAGAAGCTAAGTCTTTAAACGAGACTGGAAAGTTCGAGGGGAAGCTGAGTCTAGGCCAGTTCATCGTGGACCCGAAGTACACCGATTTCATTG TACTGCCAAAGCAAGCGTATCCGACGGTGGGCTACGCCGAAGACAATGTTTTGTTGCCGCAGTGGGCCATCGCGGTCATCGTGATCGGCCTGGCTTCGCTCCTCTTCGTCATCATCTTCGGCGTGACCGTG CTGGTGAACCGGCAGAAGAACGCCAAGAAGAAAGCCCCGGTGCCGCTGACCGAAGACATGCTGAACGAGCTGAACAAGAACCACATGGGCGGCTTCGACAACTACGGCGCCGAAGACTTGTACAACATGGAGGACGTGTGGAACGACCGCGGCTACGAGCCCAAGCTCGCTAAGAAG AGATCCTCCGGCTCCATCCACGACAACAGCATGTCCAACTTGTACGACAGCTGGAGGTCGGAGTGGAACGGCTATTATTACAACGCCTACTACGGCAACAACCCCGGCAGCAGCCACGGCGGCTACGGGAGGAGAAGATCAGACTACGAAGCGAACTTCTGA